The following are encoded in a window of Vespula pensylvanica isolate Volc-1 chromosome 2, ASM1446617v1, whole genome shotgun sequence genomic DNA:
- the LOC122638209 gene encoding ectonucleotide pyrophosphatase/phosphodiesterase family member 5-like isoform X1, with amino-acid sequence MMLTTLSTLFLFILCNIKQGQFVSIHPKLLVVSYDAFRYDYFNRNVTPFMNKLRNEGTHADYMMNIFVTKTFPNHHTMATGLYAETHGVVDNEVYDPVSGNITKYSSQLYHYDNRILPIWTINEKNIGRHSGTMMWPGSIFEYGGTTPAYAQAFNDTVNWEERVDTLISWFVHPTMPINLGILYIEEPDYHGHFIGINNNSFNKILEKLDQITKYLHIKLEQYGLNDVNVIHLSDHGMATVTLDRIIDLNKYINSTDYTFVGTSPGLHIYPNPGKEELIYQNLKFAAEETMNFKVYRKYEIPQKYHYGNNKRVGPIFVIANVGYAFQNLNDTIQCYKKKFNITVDSTSEFGLHGYDNGAIEMHPIFFAKGPAFVPGCKLEPFKNTDLFPLFCKILDIKCPKTNGSLADISRCLKLQSDNISILTYQIIFVGVTLVITLIGIAGATLMFVIRKRKVGRANYRYRAI; translated from the exons ATGATGCTCACAACTCTATCtactttattcctttttattttatgtaatattaaacaaGGTCAATTTGTATCCATACATCCTAAATTATTAGTGGTATCATATGATGCTTTTAG atatgattattttaatagaaatgttACGCCTTTTATGAATAAGTTGAGGAACGAAGGTACACACGCCGATTATATGATGAACATTTTTGTTACTAAAACTTTTCCAAATCATCATACAATGGCAACTGGATTATATGCAGAAACTCATGGAGTTGTGGATAATGAAGTTTATGACCCTGTGTCTGGCAATATTACCAAATATTCATCTCAACTTTATCATTACGACAATAGAATTCTACCGATTTGgacaattaatgaaaaaaatataggaagaCACAGTGGTACAATGATGTGGCCTGGTAGCATATTTGAATATGGTGGCACCACTCCTGCTTATGCAcaa GCTTTTAACGATACTGTTAATTGGGAAGAAAGAGTAGATACATTGATATCATGGTTTGTACATCCCACAATGCCAATAAATTTAGGAATATTGTATATAGAAGAACCAGATTATCATGGTCATTTCATTGgaataaacaataattcttttaataaaattcttgaaaaattagATCAAATTACAAAATACTTACATATCAAATTAGAGCAATATGGTTTAAATGATGTTAATGTTATCCACTTAAGCGATCATGGGATGGCAACTGTTACATTGGACAGAATAATAGACTTGAATAAGTACATTAATAGTACTGATTATACTTTTGTAGGAACATCACCAGGCTTACATATTTATCCAAATCCTG gaaaagaagaattaatttatcagAACCTGAAATTTGCTGCAGAAGAAACAATGAATTTCAAAGTTTATAGAAAATACGAAATTCcacaaaaatatcattatgGTAATAACAAACGTGTTGGCCCTATTTTTGTTATAGCAAACGTGGGATATGCATTCCAGAATCTTAACGACACTATTCAGTGTTATAAGAAGAAGTTTAATATCACtg TCGATAGCACATCAGAATTTGGATTGCATGGTTATGACAATGGAGCAATAGAAATGCATCCTATATTCTTTGCAAAAGGTCCTGCATTTGTTCCTGGTTGCAAGTTGGAACCTTTCAAAAATACCGATCTGTTTcctttattttgtaaaatactcGACATAAAGTGTCCAAAAACAAATGGTTCTTTGGCAGATATAAGCAGATGCCTTAAATTACAATCTGATAATATTTCGATACTAACTTATCaaattatat TTGTAGGTGTTACACTTGTTATAACACTTATAGGAATTGCTGGAGCTACATTGATGTTTGTAATACGGAAGAGAAAAGTAGGAAGAGCTAACTATAGATACAGAGCTATATAG
- the LOC122638209 gene encoding ectonucleotide pyrophosphatase/phosphodiesterase family member 5-like isoform X2, with translation MNKLRNEGTHADYMMNIFVTKTFPNHHTMATGLYAETHGVVDNEVYDPVSGNITKYSSQLYHYDNRILPIWTINEKNIGRHSGTMMWPGSIFEYGGTTPAYAQAFNDTVNWEERVDTLISWFVHPTMPINLGILYIEEPDYHGHFIGINNNSFNKILEKLDQITKYLHIKLEQYGLNDVNVIHLSDHGMATVTLDRIIDLNKYINSTDYTFVGTSPGLHIYPNPGKEELIYQNLKFAAEETMNFKVYRKYEIPQKYHYGNNKRVGPIFVIANVGYAFQNLNDTIQCYKKKFNITVDSTSEFGLHGYDNGAIEMHPIFFAKGPAFVPGCKLEPFKNTDLFPLFCKILDIKCPKTNGSLADISRCLKLQSDNISILTYQIIFVGVTLVITLIGIAGATLMFVIRKRKVGRANYRYRAI, from the exons ATGAATAAGTTGAGGAACGAAGGTACACACGCCGATTATATGATGAACATTTTTGTTACTAAAACTTTTCCAAATCATCATACAATGGCAACTGGATTATATGCAGAAACTCATGGAGTTGTGGATAATGAAGTTTATGACCCTGTGTCTGGCAATATTACCAAATATTCATCTCAACTTTATCATTACGACAATAGAATTCTACCGATTTGgacaattaatgaaaaaaatataggaagaCACAGTGGTACAATGATGTGGCCTGGTAGCATATTTGAATATGGTGGCACCACTCCTGCTTATGCAcaa GCTTTTAACGATACTGTTAATTGGGAAGAAAGAGTAGATACATTGATATCATGGTTTGTACATCCCACAATGCCAATAAATTTAGGAATATTGTATATAGAAGAACCAGATTATCATGGTCATTTCATTGgaataaacaataattcttttaataaaattcttgaaaaattagATCAAATTACAAAATACTTACATATCAAATTAGAGCAATATGGTTTAAATGATGTTAATGTTATCCACTTAAGCGATCATGGGATGGCAACTGTTACATTGGACAGAATAATAGACTTGAATAAGTACATTAATAGTACTGATTATACTTTTGTAGGAACATCACCAGGCTTACATATTTATCCAAATCCTG gaaaagaagaattaatttatcagAACCTGAAATTTGCTGCAGAAGAAACAATGAATTTCAAAGTTTATAGAAAATACGAAATTCcacaaaaatatcattatgGTAATAACAAACGTGTTGGCCCTATTTTTGTTATAGCAAACGTGGGATATGCATTCCAGAATCTTAACGACACTATTCAGTGTTATAAGAAGAAGTTTAATATCACtg TCGATAGCACATCAGAATTTGGATTGCATGGTTATGACAATGGAGCAATAGAAATGCATCCTATATTCTTTGCAAAAGGTCCTGCATTTGTTCCTGGTTGCAAGTTGGAACCTTTCAAAAATACCGATCTGTTTcctttattttgtaaaatactcGACATAAAGTGTCCAAAAACAAATGGTTCTTTGGCAGATATAAGCAGATGCCTTAAATTACAATCTGATAATATTTCGATACTAACTTATCaaattatat TTGTAGGTGTTACACTTGTTATAACACTTATAGGAATTGCTGGAGCTACATTGATGTTTGTAATACGGAAGAGAAAAGTAGGAAGAGCTAACTATAGATACAGAGCTATATAG
- the LOC122638211 gene encoding upstream stimulatory factor 2-like isoform X1, whose product MTSLPRPVTSSREFWQIQTFLVENMDILDQHLQQQDVSTVGTKDESGTGIVIEEAEIVDCEAEAVGDDGMRYQEALAYRVVQVNGTSSSNEIELPVGQPGSNTVQVLTSPLNGQFYVIGNANDVFTTAQTSRSLVPRTTTLQIETPRNCTTGLKKRDDRRRATHNEVERRRRDKINNWIAKLGKIIPECNATTNTSAGSGNGGEGKANYETQSKGGILAKACEYIGELRAANQGLGQCLRDNEKLRQEITALKQLISQLKRENLQLRTQLSSSSGTSADVHLSS is encoded by the exons ATGACCTCGTTGCCGCGTCCCGTGACCAGCTCACGTGAATTTTGGCAAATTCAAACATTTTTGGTGGAAAATATGGACATTTTGGATCAACACCTTCAACAACAGGATGTCAG CACCGTTGGAACAAAGGATGAATCCGGAACAGGAATTGTTATTGAAGAAGCAGAGATTGTCGATTGTGAAG CAGAAGCAGTTGGAGACGATGGAATGCGATATCAGGAAGCACTTGCTTATAGAGTGGTTCAAGTAAATGGTACATCAAGCAGTAATGAAATAGAGCTGCCTGTAGGACAACCAGGAAGCAATACTGTACAAGTTTTAACGTCTCCTTTGAATGGACAGTTTTATGTCATTGGCAATGCTAATGATGTTTTCACTACTGCTCAAACGTCTAGGTCTTTAGTTCCAAGGACTACTACTCTTCAAATAGAAACACCGAGAAATTGTACTACTGGTTTAAAAAAG AGGGATGATAGAAGAAGAGCAACGCACAATGAAGTTGAACGTCGGCGtagagataaaattaataattggaTTGCAAAATTGGGAAAAATAATACCAGAATGTAATGCCACCACTAATACCAGTGCAGGAAGTGGTAATGGTGGAGAAGGAAAGGCAAACTATGAAACACAG AGCAAAGGAGGGATTTTAGCAAAGGCTTGTGAGTACATAGGCGAATTACGTGCAGCAAATCAGGGCTTGGGTCAATGTTTACGAGATAATGAGAAATTAAGACAGGAAATAACCGCCTTAAAACAGCTCATTTCGCAGCTGAAACGCGAAAATCTTCAGCTTCGGACACAGTTGTCTTCATCTTCAGGGACAAGTGCTGATGTCCATTTAAGTTCGTAA
- the LOC122638211 gene encoding upstream stimulatory factor 2-like isoform X2, with protein MTSLPRPVTSSREFWQIQTFLVENMDILDQHLQQQDVSTVGTKDESGTGIVIEEAEIVDCEEAVGDDGMRYQEALAYRVVQVNGTSSSNEIELPVGQPGSNTVQVLTSPLNGQFYVIGNANDVFTTAQTSRSLVPRTTTLQIETPRNCTTGLKKRDDRRRATHNEVERRRRDKINNWIAKLGKIIPECNATTNTSAGSGNGGEGKANYETQSKGGILAKACEYIGELRAANQGLGQCLRDNEKLRQEITALKQLISQLKRENLQLRTQLSSSSGTSADVHLSS; from the exons ATGACCTCGTTGCCGCGTCCCGTGACCAGCTCACGTGAATTTTGGCAAATTCAAACATTTTTGGTGGAAAATATGGACATTTTGGATCAACACCTTCAACAACAGGATGTCAG CACCGTTGGAACAAAGGATGAATCCGGAACAGGAATTGTTATTGAAGAAGCAGAGATTGTCGATTGTGAAG AAGCAGTTGGAGACGATGGAATGCGATATCAGGAAGCACTTGCTTATAGAGTGGTTCAAGTAAATGGTACATCAAGCAGTAATGAAATAGAGCTGCCTGTAGGACAACCAGGAAGCAATACTGTACAAGTTTTAACGTCTCCTTTGAATGGACAGTTTTATGTCATTGGCAATGCTAATGATGTTTTCACTACTGCTCAAACGTCTAGGTCTTTAGTTCCAAGGACTACTACTCTTCAAATAGAAACACCGAGAAATTGTACTACTGGTTTAAAAAAG AGGGATGATAGAAGAAGAGCAACGCACAATGAAGTTGAACGTCGGCGtagagataaaattaataattggaTTGCAAAATTGGGAAAAATAATACCAGAATGTAATGCCACCACTAATACCAGTGCAGGAAGTGGTAATGGTGGAGAAGGAAAGGCAAACTATGAAACACAG AGCAAAGGAGGGATTTTAGCAAAGGCTTGTGAGTACATAGGCGAATTACGTGCAGCAAATCAGGGCTTGGGTCAATGTTTACGAGATAATGAGAAATTAAGACAGGAAATAACCGCCTTAAAACAGCTCATTTCGCAGCTGAAACGCGAAAATCTTCAGCTTCGGACACAGTTGTCTTCATCTTCAGGGACAAGTGCTGATGTCCATTTAAGTTCGTAA
- the LOC122638211 gene encoding upstream stimulatory factor 2-like isoform X3: MMKTHIPPVPPEVSSRSPDSARCALTAVGRQESWNTVGTKDESGTGIVIEEAEIVDCEAEAVGDDGMRYQEALAYRVVQVNGTSSSNEIELPVGQPGSNTVQVLTSPLNGQFYVIGNANDVFTTAQTSRSLVPRTTTLQIETPRNCTTGLKKRDDRRRATHNEVERRRRDKINNWIAKLGKIIPECNATTNTSAGSGNGGEGKANYETQSKGGILAKACEYIGELRAANQGLGQCLRDNEKLRQEITALKQLISQLKRENLQLRTQLSSSSGTSADVHLSS; encoded by the exons ATGATGAAAACACATATTCCTCCTGTTCCGCCTGAGGTTTCGTCAAGGTCACCAGATAGTGCACGGTGCGCACTTACAGCCGTAGGACGACAGGAGTCGTGGAA CACCGTTGGAACAAAGGATGAATCCGGAACAGGAATTGTTATTGAAGAAGCAGAGATTGTCGATTGTGAAG CAGAAGCAGTTGGAGACGATGGAATGCGATATCAGGAAGCACTTGCTTATAGAGTGGTTCAAGTAAATGGTACATCAAGCAGTAATGAAATAGAGCTGCCTGTAGGACAACCAGGAAGCAATACTGTACAAGTTTTAACGTCTCCTTTGAATGGACAGTTTTATGTCATTGGCAATGCTAATGATGTTTTCACTACTGCTCAAACGTCTAGGTCTTTAGTTCCAAGGACTACTACTCTTCAAATAGAAACACCGAGAAATTGTACTACTGGTTTAAAAAAG AGGGATGATAGAAGAAGAGCAACGCACAATGAAGTTGAACGTCGGCGtagagataaaattaataattggaTTGCAAAATTGGGAAAAATAATACCAGAATGTAATGCCACCACTAATACCAGTGCAGGAAGTGGTAATGGTGGAGAAGGAAAGGCAAACTATGAAACACAG AGCAAAGGAGGGATTTTAGCAAAGGCTTGTGAGTACATAGGCGAATTACGTGCAGCAAATCAGGGCTTGGGTCAATGTTTACGAGATAATGAGAAATTAAGACAGGAAATAACCGCCTTAAAACAGCTCATTTCGCAGCTGAAACGCGAAAATCTTCAGCTTCGGACACAGTTGTCTTCATCTTCAGGGACAAGTGCTGATGTCCATTTAAGTTCGTAA
- the LOC122638211 gene encoding upstream stimulatory factor 2-like isoform X4 has protein sequence MMKTHIPPVPPEVSSRSPDSARCALTAVGRQESWNTVGTKDESGTGIVIEEAEIVDCEEAVGDDGMRYQEALAYRVVQVNGTSSSNEIELPVGQPGSNTVQVLTSPLNGQFYVIGNANDVFTTAQTSRSLVPRTTTLQIETPRNCTTGLKKRDDRRRATHNEVERRRRDKINNWIAKLGKIIPECNATTNTSAGSGNGGEGKANYETQSKGGILAKACEYIGELRAANQGLGQCLRDNEKLRQEITALKQLISQLKRENLQLRTQLSSSSGTSADVHLSS, from the exons ATGATGAAAACACATATTCCTCCTGTTCCGCCTGAGGTTTCGTCAAGGTCACCAGATAGTGCACGGTGCGCACTTACAGCCGTAGGACGACAGGAGTCGTGGAA CACCGTTGGAACAAAGGATGAATCCGGAACAGGAATTGTTATTGAAGAAGCAGAGATTGTCGATTGTGAAG AAGCAGTTGGAGACGATGGAATGCGATATCAGGAAGCACTTGCTTATAGAGTGGTTCAAGTAAATGGTACATCAAGCAGTAATGAAATAGAGCTGCCTGTAGGACAACCAGGAAGCAATACTGTACAAGTTTTAACGTCTCCTTTGAATGGACAGTTTTATGTCATTGGCAATGCTAATGATGTTTTCACTACTGCTCAAACGTCTAGGTCTTTAGTTCCAAGGACTACTACTCTTCAAATAGAAACACCGAGAAATTGTACTACTGGTTTAAAAAAG AGGGATGATAGAAGAAGAGCAACGCACAATGAAGTTGAACGTCGGCGtagagataaaattaataattggaTTGCAAAATTGGGAAAAATAATACCAGAATGTAATGCCACCACTAATACCAGTGCAGGAAGTGGTAATGGTGGAGAAGGAAAGGCAAACTATGAAACACAG AGCAAAGGAGGGATTTTAGCAAAGGCTTGTGAGTACATAGGCGAATTACGTGCAGCAAATCAGGGCTTGGGTCAATGTTTACGAGATAATGAGAAATTAAGACAGGAAATAACCGCCTTAAAACAGCTCATTTCGCAGCTGAAACGCGAAAATCTTCAGCTTCGGACACAGTTGTCTTCATCTTCAGGGACAAGTGCTGATGTCCATTTAAGTTCGTAA
- the LOC122638207 gene encoding V-type proton ATPase catalytic subunit A, translating into MTSHGLSKVGTEEKESKFGYVYAVSGPVVTAEKMSGSAMYELVRVGYYELVGEIIRLEGDMATIQVYEETSGVTVGDPVLRTGKPLSVELGPGILGSIFDGIQRPLKDINELTNSIYIPKGINVPCLSRTASWEFNPSNIKNGSHITGGDLYGIVYENTLVKHRMILPPKSKGTVTYIAPNGNYTVDDVVLETEFDGERQKYTMLQVWPVRQPRPVTEKLPANHPLLTGQRVLDSLFPCVQGGTTAIPGAFGCGKTVISQALSKYSNSDVIIYVGCGERGNEMSEVLRDFPELTVEIDGVTESIMKRTALVANTSNMPVAAREASIYTGITLSEYFRDMGYNVSMMADSTSRWAEALREISGRLAEMPADSGYPAYLGARLASFYERAGRVKCLGNPDREGSVSIVGAVSPPGGDFSDPVTSATLGIVQVFWGLDKKLAQRKHFPSINWLISYSKYLRALDDFYDKNFPEFVPLRTKVKEILQEEEDLSEIVQLVGKASLAETDKITLEVAKLLKDDFLQQNSYSPYDRFCPFYKTVGMLRNMIAFYDMARHAVESTAQSDNKITWNVIRDSMGNILYQLSSMKFKDPVKDGETKIRADFDQLHEDIQQAFRNLED; encoded by the exons ATGACGAGCCACGGGCTGTCAAAAGTTGGAACTGAGGAGAAAGAATCTAAATTTGGATATGTCTATGCCGTTTCTGGGCCTG ttgTTACTGCAGAGAAAATGTCAGGCTCTGCTATGTATGAATTAGTTAGAGTTGGGTATTACGAACTGGTAGGAGAAATCATTCGTTTAGAAGGAGACATGGCTACTATTCAG gtatatgaaGAAACCAGTGGTGTTACTGTAGGAGATCCTGTACTTCGAACAGGAAAACCATTATCCGTAGAATTGGGTCCTGGAATATTAGGCAGTATTTTTGATGGTATACAGCGTCCATTAAAGGATATTAATGAACTCACCAATTCCATTTATATACCAAAAGGTATTAATGTACCTTGTTTATCACGTACCGCATCGTGGGAGTTTAATccttcgaatataaaaaatggcaGTCATATAACCGGTGGTGATCTATACGGTATAGTTTATGAAAATACCTTAGTGAAGCATAGAATGATTTTACCTCCAAAGAGCAAGGGCACTGTCACTTACATCGCGCCAAATGGAAATTATACGGTCGAT GATGTTGTATTGGAAACAGAATTTGATGGCGAGAGGCAGAAGTATACTATGCTTCAG GTATGGCCAGTACGTCAACCCCGTCCAGTTACGGAGAAATTGCCAGCTAATCATCCGTTACTTACTGGACAACGTGTATTAGATTCCCTCTTTCC GTGCGTACAAGGAGGAACAACGGCTATTCCTGGAGCTTTTGGATGTGGAAAAACAGTAATTTCTCAAGCTTTGTCCAAATATTCCAACTCTGACGTTATCATATATGTAGGATGTGGTGAACGTGGTAATGAGATGTCCGAGGTACTACGTGATTTTCCCGAATTAACCGTGGAAATCGATGGCGTTACTGAATCCATCATGAAACGTACAGCTCTGGTAGCTAACACTTCCAACATGCCTGTCGCTGCTCGAGAGGCTTCTATTTATACCG GTATCACTTTATCCGAATACTTCAGGGATATGGGCTACAATGTTTCGATGATGGCAGATTCTACTTCCCGATGGGCAGAAGCATTGCGTGAAATTTCTGGTCGTTTAGCTGAAATGCCTGCAGATTCTGGTTACCCTGCATATCTCGGAGCTCGATTAGCCAGCTTTTACGAACGTGCAGGAAG AGTAAAATGCTTAGGAAATCCAGATAGGGAAGGATCCGTTAGTATCGTCGGTGCCGTATCTCCACCGGGTGGTGATTTCTCAGATCCTGTAACTAGCGCTACACTTGGTATAGTACAG GTCTTTTGGGGATTGGATAAAAAACTTGCACAACGCAAACATTTCCCATCGATTAATTGGCTTATATCGTACAGTAAATATTTGCGTGCTTTAGATGATTTTTATGACAAGAATTTCCCAGAATTTGTACCATTGAGAAcaaaggtaaaagaaattttacaagaggaagaagatctATCTGAGATTGTACAGCTGGTTGGTAAAGCTTCCCTTGCAGAAACGGATAAGATTACATTAGAAGTTGCAAAACTTTTGAAAGACGATTTTCTGCAACAAAACAG TTACTCCCCATACGATCGTTTCTGTCCATTTTACAAAACTGTAGGAATGTTAAGAAACATGATTGCATTTTATGATATGGCAAGGCACGCAGTAGAATCTACTGCCCAATCTGACAATAAAATTACGTGGAATGTAATTCGCGACAGTATgggaaatattctttatcaacTAAGTTCGATGAAATTTAAG GATCCTGTAAAGGATGGAGAAACTAAGATAAGAGCTGATTTTGATCAGTTACACGAAGATATCCAACAGGCATTTAGAAATTTAGAAGATTAA